A portion of the Paucilactobacillus hokkaidonensis JCM 18461 genome contains these proteins:
- a CDS encoding tetratricopeptide repeat protein: protein MSFSEQMLDQLSAGQLDDAKKTFASALRHDDDDMLYSLAEELYGLGFLRQSQRTYLKLLERYPDEDELRTALADIAIDEGNNDEALSYLHQIKPDSSAYLQSLLVAADLYQTQELFEVSEQKLKEAYTLAPDEPVVLFALGEFYFMMGQYEQAIPYYFDLIKLGTTNFSQVDLAGRLGTAYAQSGKFEQALGYLQQVKPDFISSDILFQTGFTQLQLNQFDDAIETLTKLEKRDQQYASVYPYLAQAYSKQEKFEDALTTLQEGLSVDQYNEQLYKQAAQVASHLDDEALMDKYLAKGHELDPDNIEIALDYSNLLLKLQRHTDNVALLSGYIEADETDPQIYWNLATSYQALDQFDLASKYYEAAQPYFMDQPTFLKQTVYFYRENGDINQMLDQLKQYVTLVPDDDEMALMLEDYE from the coding sequence ATGAGTTTTTCAGAACAAATGTTAGATCAGTTATCAGCTGGTCAATTAGATGATGCTAAAAAAACATTTGCTAGTGCATTACGGCATGATGATGATGACATGCTTTATAGCTTAGCAGAAGAATTATATGGCCTAGGTTTTTTACGACAATCACAACGTACTTATCTAAAATTATTGGAACGTTATCCAGATGAAGATGAGTTGCGGACTGCCCTAGCTGATATTGCGATTGATGAGGGCAATAATGATGAAGCCTTATCCTATTTACATCAGATTAAGCCGGACTCAAGTGCGTATTTACAGTCATTACTTGTCGCAGCCGACCTATATCAAACACAAGAGTTATTTGAAGTGTCTGAACAAAAGTTAAAGGAAGCATATACATTAGCGCCTGATGAACCAGTCGTGTTATTCGCTTTAGGTGAATTTTACTTCATGATGGGACAGTACGAACAGGCAATTCCATATTACTTTGACTTAATTAAGTTAGGAACTACTAACTTCTCTCAGGTTGATTTAGCCGGTAGGCTTGGGACTGCATACGCCCAAAGTGGCAAATTTGAGCAGGCACTGGGATACTTGCAACAAGTTAAGCCCGATTTTATTTCCAGTGATATTCTTTTTCAGACTGGATTTACACAATTACAGTTAAATCAGTTCGATGATGCCATTGAGACGCTAACTAAACTTGAAAAACGAGATCAACAATATGCTTCGGTTTATCCATATTTAGCGCAAGCATACTCTAAACAAGAAAAATTTGAAGATGCATTAACAACACTACAAGAAGGCCTGTCGGTAGATCAATACAATGAGCAACTGTATAAGCAGGCGGCCCAGGTAGCAAGTCATTTAGATGATGAGGCCTTAATGGACAAATATCTAGCGAAGGGCCATGAGCTTGATCCAGATAACATTGAAATTGCGCTTGATTATAGTAACCTATTGCTCAAATTGCAACGTCATACGGATAATGTAGCGTTGTTATCTGGCTACATCGAAGCAGATGAAACGGATCCACAAATTTATTGGAATTTAGCGACATCCTACCAGGCACTAGATCAATTCGATTTAGCAAGTAAATATTATGAGGCCGCACAACCGTATTTCATGGACCAACCAACATTTTTGAAACAGACCGTCTATTTTTATCGCGAAAATGGTGATATTAATCAGATGTTAGATCAATTAAAGCAGTATGTAACATTAGTGCCAGATGATGATGAAATGGCATTAATGTTGGAAGATTATGAGTAA
- the der gene encoding ribosome biogenesis GTPase Der — protein sequence MANPVVAVVGRPNVGKSTIFNRIAGERISIVEDTPGVTRDRIYAHGEWLGKDFNLIDTGGIEISDQPFMTQIKQQAEIAIDEADVIIFLVDIKTGITDADEQVAQILYRSNTPVVLAVNKVDNPELRSQVYDFYSLGFGDPYAVSGIHGIGIGDLLDAVINNFPDEIAQEEDDSIRFSLIGRPNVGKSSLVNAILGENRVIVSDIAGTTRDAIDTKFTAADGAKFTMVDTAGMKKRGKIYENTEKYAMLRAMRAIDNSDIVLVVLNADEGIREQDKRIAGYAHEAGRGVIIVVNKWDLVTNKNTQTLKSFENIIRQEFQYLSYAPIVFVSAETKQRLIKLPVLIQQVYDHHTKRVQSATLNDVLMDAIAANPTPTQNNKRLRVFYATQVAIQPPTFIIFVNDPDLMHFSYQRYLENQIRESFDFTGTPIHLIIRQRK from the coding sequence GGATTTCAATTGTTGAGGATACTCCGGGGGTTACTCGTGATCGAATTTATGCGCACGGAGAGTGGTTGGGAAAAGATTTTAATTTAATCGATACTGGTGGAATTGAAATTTCAGATCAACCATTTATGACCCAAATTAAACAACAGGCAGAAATCGCGATTGATGAAGCTGATGTAATTATTTTTCTGGTTGATATTAAGACCGGTATCACGGATGCTGACGAACAAGTCGCGCAAATTTTGTATCGTTCTAACACGCCAGTTGTGCTGGCGGTTAACAAAGTTGATAATCCAGAATTGAGAAGTCAGGTTTATGATTTTTATTCATTAGGGTTTGGTGATCCATACGCAGTTTCTGGTATTCATGGAATTGGAATTGGTGATTTGTTGGATGCAGTTATCAATAATTTTCCAGATGAAATTGCACAAGAGGAAGACGATAGTATCCGATTTAGTTTGATTGGTCGACCGAATGTCGGTAAATCTTCTTTAGTGAATGCAATTCTTGGTGAGAATAGAGTAATCGTATCTGATATTGCCGGAACCACCCGTGATGCAATTGATACTAAATTTACTGCAGCAGATGGTGCTAAGTTTACGATGGTTGATACGGCCGGAATGAAAAAGCGTGGCAAGATTTATGAAAATACAGAAAAATATGCCATGTTGCGCGCAATGCGTGCCATTGATAATAGTGACATTGTCTTAGTTGTATTAAACGCTGATGAGGGAATTCGGGAACAAGATAAACGAATTGCTGGATATGCTCATGAGGCTGGTCGTGGGGTCATTATAGTAGTTAATAAATGGGATCTTGTAACAAATAAAAATACGCAAACACTCAAAAGCTTTGAAAATATTATTCGCCAAGAGTTTCAGTATTTAAGCTATGCACCAATTGTGTTTGTGTCTGCCGAAACCAAACAACGGTTAATAAAATTACCAGTATTGATTCAACAAGTGTACGACCATCATACCAAGCGAGTGCAGTCAGCAACGCTTAATGATGTTTTAATGGATGCAATTGCGGCTAATCCAACGCCAACTCAGAATAATAAACGGCTACGTGTTTTTTATGCTACGCAAGTTGCAATTCAGCCACCAACATTTATTATCTTTGTTAATGATCCAGATTTAATGCATTTTTCGTACCAACGTTATTTAGAAAACCAGATTCGTGAATCGTTTGATTTCACTGGTACACCAATCCATCTGATCATCCGACAACGTAAATAA
- a CDS encoding HU family DNA-binding protein, whose translation MANKAELVNDVASATGLTKKDATAAVDAVFGSVQASLAKGEKVQLIGFGNFEVRQRAARKGRNPQTGQEIQIPASKVPAFKPGKALKDAVK comes from the coding sequence ATGGCAAACAAAGCAGAATTAGTTAACGACGTTGCTTCAGCAACTGGTTTAACAAAGAAAGATGCAACTGCAGCAGTTGACGCAGTCTTCGGTTCAGTACAAGCATCATTAGCTAAAGGTGAAAAAGTACAATTGATTGGCTTCGGTAACTTTGAAGTTCGTCAACGTGCTGCTCGTAAGGGACGTAATCCACAAACTGGACAAGAAATCCAAATCCCTGCAAGCAAAGTACCAGCATTTAAGCCAGGTAAGGCTTTAAAGGATGCTGTTAAATAA